GGTGTTGCAATAGACATTTTGACTCCAGATAAAGCAGCACCATAAATCATAGAATTACAAACATTATTTCCATCTCCAATCCAAGCAATTTTCAAACCTTTGAAAGATTTTTTCTTTTCTTTGATTGTCATAAAATCTGCCAAAATTTGACAAGGATGAAATGAATCAGATAATCCATTAATTACAGGAACACTTGCATGTTCAGATAATTTATCAAGTAAAGAGTGATCATAAACACGTGCCATTATGCAATCAGTGTAACGAGAAAGAGTTTTTGCAGTATCTTCAACAGACTCACCACGAGATAACTGTGTGTCATTTGATGATAAATTAATTGCATGACCTCCTAATTGATACATTCCAGTTTCAAAACTTACACGTGTTCGAGTTGACGGTTTTTGAAAAATCATAGTTAGTGTTTTATTTTTTAGTACAGGTTTATTTCCACCTTTTTTCAATTCTTTTTTTAATTTAATAGAATGATCAATTAATCCCAAAAATTCTTTTGGAGTTAGTTCAGATAAAGTGAGTAAATTTTTTGTTTTAATTTTCATTTTTTAAACCGTCCAAATAATCCTCGTTTCTTTTTAGGTTCTTCTTCTTTATCTTGTTTATGTATATCTTCATCGTCAGATGAAATTACCTTTGATTCTCCAGGTTTAGGTTTACCATCCTTAATCCATTTACGAATTGTATTTCCTAGTTTGATAGCTTCAGTATCAGATTCTGGTGGAGGGATATCAAATAGATCAGAATATTTTGCAATCTCATCATCTGTGATTCCATAAAATGGATCATCAGAAACGGGTTCAGGTTCTGGGGTTGGTTCTGGTTCAGGTTCTGGTTCAGGTTCTGGTTCAGGTTCTGGTTCAGGTTCTGGTGTTGGTTCTGGTTCAGGTTCTGGTTCAGGTTCTGGTTCAGGTTCTGGTTCAGGTTCAGGTTCTGGTTCAGGTTCTGGGGTTGGTTCTGGTGTTGGTTCTGGTGTTGGTTCTGGTGTTGGTTCTGGGGTTGGTTCTGGGGTTGGTTCTGGTGTTGGTTCTGGTTCAGAAGATTCTTTTAATTTTGATACATCTGTTTGTTCTATTTTTACATCATTTAATGAACCAAAAACAGTTTCCAAAAAGATGTTTTTATCAAAGGATTTTAAATCAGAGTATTCTTGTCCTGTTCCAAGATAAAGAACAGGTGTAGAAGTAACTTTTGCGATAGATAATGCAGCACCACCTTTTGCATCAGCATCACTTTTTGTCAAAATAGAGCCATCAAATTTTACATGATTATGAAATTCACGGGCTTGATTTACAGTGTCATTTCCAGCTAAAGAATCACCAACAAAAATGGTCATATCAGGATTCACAACTTTAGTAATTTTTGCAATTTGTTCCATCAAATTTTTACTAGTTTGCATTCTACCTGCAGTATCAATTAAAACACAATCGGTTTTATGAGATTTAGCATATAATACAGCGTCTCGTGCTACTGCTGCAGGATCAGATTCATAATTTTGTGCAACTAGTTTTAGATTTAGACGATTTGTATGTTCACGTAATTGCTCTATTGCACCAGCTCTAAAAGTGTCAGCAGCAGCAATTACAACTGAATATTTTTTCTCCTGAAGTAATGATGCAAATTTTGCTAAAGAAGTAGTTTTCCCAGTTCCATTAATTCCTACAAACACAATCAAAAAAGGCTGTTCCTTTTTCTTTTTCTCATCAATTTTTTCAAAAATATCTATATCTCCAACACTGTCAAATAAACTTGAAATTATAGAAATTAGATTATCTTTAACAAATTTTTCAATTTCATTTTTATCAACTTTAGAACCAATTAATTTTTCTTTTAAATCAGATTTTATGGAATCAATTACTTCACCAGCTACATCAGATTCTAAAAGAGAAATTTCAAGTTCAAAAAGAATATCTTCAATATCTTTTTCATTAAGTTCTTTTTCTCCAAGACTTTTAGCAGCATTGGAAAACGCCTTACGAAGACTATCAAACATATTCTATCCCATTTTTGGCGGTTGTTGAGATTGCATTAATTGATTAATTTGTGCTTTACCTTGGTCTAATCTATTTGCAGCATCTTGTTTTTTGGCAGCAGTATCCTGTAAAGCAATTTCAATTTCTTTAATTCTAGCTTCAAAATAATTTATTGCAGCAGGAAAATCTTTTTCAACTGCAACACCTGCGCCAATATTTACAACAATTTTGTTATTGGATGAGATTTTTGTTGGAATATATGCTCCCATTCCAAGAGGAACTAAAGTATCAGAATCAGGTTGAGTACCAAGAGATTTAATGGATTCAATAGCAGCAGTAGCTTCTCGTAAAATACTTACAAAAGTTCCTTCTCTTTGAGATAAATCAGAGAAATACGTTTCTAGCATTTGCATCTGTTGCATTAATTGTTCAGCCTGTTGTTCACTCATGTACATCAAAATCATGCTCTGATGGTTATAAATTCATTCATGAAGTGAATATAGAAATTAAAAAATAAATAAAAAATAAAGAACTAACTTTATTTTGCTTTAGAGAATCTATCTTCTACTTCATCCCAATTTACTACATTCCACCATGCTTCAATGTAAACTGGTCTTTTGTTTTGATAGTTTAGATAGTATGCATGCTCCCAAACATCACA
This window of the Candidatus Nitrosomarinus catalina genome carries:
- the argF gene encoding ornithine carbamoyltransferase; this encodes MKIKTKNLLTLSELTPKEFLGLIDHSIKLKKELKKGGNKPVLKNKTLTMIFQKPSTRTRVSFETGMYQLGGHAINLSSNDTQLSRGESVEDTAKTLSRYTDCIMARVYDHSLLDKLSEHASVPVINGLSDSFHPCQILADFMTIKEKKKSFKGLKIAWIGDGNNVCNSMIYGAALSGVKMSIATPKGFQPKKSTVQVSQNLTDIELTTDPKKAAENADVVVTDTYSSIHNDDPKRIKKFLPKYQINDKIMDLAKKNAIFLHCLPAKREQEVTASVIDGPQSVVWDEAENRLHSQKALLSALLHA
- the ftsY gene encoding signal recognition particle-docking protein FtsY, giving the protein MFDSLRKAFSNAAKSLGEKELNEKDIEDILFELEISLLESDVAGEVIDSIKSDLKEKLIGSKVDKNEIEKFVKDNLISIISSLFDSVGDIDIFEKIDEKKKKEQPFLIVFVGINGTGKTTSLAKFASLLQEKKYSVVIAAADTFRAGAIEQLREHTNRLNLKLVAQNYESDPAAVARDAVLYAKSHKTDCVLIDTAGRMQTSKNLMEQIAKITKVVNPDMTIFVGDSLAGNDTVNQAREFHNHVKFDGSILTKSDADAKGGAALSIAKVTSTPVLYLGTGQEYSDLKSFDKNIFLETVFGSLNDVKIEQTDVSKLKESSEPEPTPEPTPEPTPEPTPEPTPEPTPEPTPEPEPEPEPEPEPEPEPEPEPEPEPTPEPEPEPEPEPEPEPEPEPTPEPEPVSDDPFYGITDDEIAKYSDLFDIPPPESDTEAIKLGNTIRKWIKDGKPKPGESKVISSDDEDIHKQDKEEEPKKKRGLFGRFKK
- the pfdA gene encoding prefoldin subunit alpha — encoded protein: MSEQQAEQLMQQMQMLETYFSDLSQREGTFVSILREATAAIESIKSLGTQPDSDTLVPLGMGAYIPTKISSNNKIVVNIGAGVAVEKDFPAAINYFEARIKEIEIALQDTAAKKQDAANRLDQGKAQINQLMQSQQPPKMG